A single window of Malus sylvestris chromosome 5, drMalSylv7.2, whole genome shotgun sequence DNA harbors:
- the LOC126623697 gene encoding BURP domain protein USPL1-like, producing MRLSFVSWSLVSYALLVLLNAQGSSGRKIITLGNGKDIKKEDSIDLHQGGDDGRSSSHMDHMDPALNVFFTPKDLKRGKKMPIYFSKNSSSTSPRLLAREEADSIPFSISNLPYLLQLFSFPQDSTQAKAIEYTLTQCDLQPIKGEAKFCATSLESMLDFVAALFGQNTQFKVLTTTQLKDSTTLLQNYTFSEAPKEIWAPKMIACHTMPYPYAVFYCHSQESENRLYQVLLAGENGEKVEAAAVCHFDTSQWDPDHVAFSVLGTQPGSSPVCHFFPSDNLVWVPLPAQ from the exons ATGCgtctttcatttgtttcttgGAGCCTCGTCTCATACGCACTACTTGTTTTATTG AATGCACAAGGAAGCAGTGGCAGGAAGATTATTACTCTTGGAAATGGGAAAGACATCAAAAAAGAAGACTCCATTGATTTACATCAAGGCGGTGATGATGGTCGTTCATCATCTCACATGGATCACATGGACCCTGCCCTAAATGTTTTCTTCACCCCAAAAGATCTCAAACGAGGCAAAAAAATGCCCATATACTTCTCAAAAAATAGCTCTTCCACGTCTCCAAGACTTTTGGCCAGAGAAGAAGCTGATTCCATTCCTTTCTCAATCTCAAACCTCCCATACCTTCTTCAACTCTTCTCTTTCCCCCAAGACTCTACCCAAGCCAAAGCCATCGAATACACACTAACCCAATGTGACCTTCAACCCATCAAAGGAGAGGCCAAATTTTGTGCTACCTCGTTAGAATCCATGCTTGATTTTGTCGCTGCCCTCTTTGGACAAAATACCCAATTCAAAGTCTTAACCACCACTCAGCTCAAGGACTCAACCACCCTTTTGCAAAATTACACCTTTTCGGAAGCTCCCAAAGAGATCTGGGCTCCTAAAATGATTGCTTGCCACACCATGCCTTACCCTTATGCAGTTTTCTACTGCCATAGCCAGGAGAGTGAGAACAGGTTGTATCAAGTTTTGCTTGCCGGGGAGAATGGAGAGAAAGTTGAAGCTGCTGCCGTTTGTCACTTTGATACTTCTCAGTGGGATCCTGATCATGTGGCGTTCAGTGTGCTTGGTACTCAACCTGGAAGCTCCCCGGTCTGCCATTTCTTTCCTTCTGATAATCTAGTTTGGGTGCCATTGCCAGCTCAATAG